In Carassius auratus strain Wakin chromosome 37, ASM336829v1, whole genome shotgun sequence, the DNA window CGGGAAccagattaattttaatttaagagtTGGCCAATAAAAATATATCATCACTGTGCTCTTGATTGCAACATACTGTGGTCCAAAAAATGATGTAGAAACTTTaatgaatagttcactcaaaaatgaaattcttcTGTTATTCTCTTTTGTTATTCAGATTGAGTGGTGTGTTGAACAATGGCAACCAGATTGTTGAGTTAGTGAGGTGAAAGAATTGGATCCATCTAATTCATGAAAATATTGCTCATAGGTGCGTTTCGCAAAAGCAAAGTCTAAGCAAACTGTAGAAATCACTGACACTAATAATCATTACAATCTTCTTAGGTTTCACCaggtacaacatgttcctggatcaacatccttgttgatctgTGAAcagcattccaatcaaccaatcaaagttgagatataacttttcaggaaatatctgttttaggcttaaaatcatggttaggtgcttctacacccttgtattatcagctatcatttcccatgGTTTTAGGAATAAATTGTGGGTACGGTTAaatttaggggtagggattgggtttagtctatatttttgaacaataatattgatccaggatcatcaaaagatgttgatccaggaacatgtctaaCTTGGCATAATCCCGGTGTCCGCAAAACTATCTACTTCAAAAGAGAGGGCATGTGAGTTACTGAACAACTTTTATTTATAGGCTGCTACTTTTTCCTGTTTTCCAAGAtctcatttactttttattaaattgtaacgAGTGGAAGACCTACCTCATCTCGTTTCCTCTGGCTTGGGCCTGACCAGCAATGGCATCCATAATGGCATCCTGAGAATACATACTAATAGGAGTGTTGTACTGGGCATGGATGATAGTAGCTTTCCCACCAGGACCCTTGACCTCAATAGGCTTGTGAGTGGACAAAGCGGAGTCCTTCAGTGCGATGGGATTAAAACTGGGAACATACTCTTGGCTGTCATTTCAGGTGTGGGGTTGTCAGGGGAGCGATAGTGTAGAGGGTGGTGGTTAATGGTGAGGAGCCAGAATATGAGTGAAAACAGAGAGATAGATACAATTCGACAGTGAGAAGAGTTTGATTTAGACTTGACTTACCTAATGCATCTGTATAATTAAACAATGCAATGAGTTTTGCATTACTAGTTTGGATGCTTCTAAAGTTAAACCAGCTGTTAGTTTTACATTCTAATAAAATCCCATGTCTGATAACACAATGTCCTGTATAACAAATGCATATGAGCTTTCAGTCCTAATGTAAAAACGACCACGACATGCAACAGTTCCAATTATGATACTCCAAAAAACATGCAAAGACGCATTGACCAATGCAACTATAACCAAAACTCAACAACAGATTTATCTTGTTTAAATACTGTCTACACTCAAGAGCATTTAACATTTCATCATGTCCGAAATgtcaaattgttcaaaatataTTCAGGAAGGTAAGCATGCAAACCACAACCAGAGTACTGCATGTGGCCATGCTTCAGAGCACACAGATTCACGTGCAGCTCTGGAGATTTTATATTCAAAACTGTTACTGACTTGGCAGCTGTGTTGGCAATGACCTGAGATGACATAGAGGAATATAGAGagaaaaaagataaacaaaagaGGCAGTGTTAGCCTTGATTTGGCAGTGTGCTGAATGATATTGGATCCATGTCCATGTAAATGAGCagggaaaaaacaacaataacatggAATGCAAATATTTCACTTTGTCTGAAGAACTTGCAcctgaaatattaatatatttaaactgttaaatgacagttcacccaaaaactaaaatcctttttattttcactttcatttcatttaaccTGTATAACTTTGAttattctgtggaaaacaaaagaagatacagTGAAAATGTTCTTAGTGTATTTCAGTATTCtataaaatatcttcctttgtgttcttCAAACAAAATAAAGTTGTACAGATTTGAAATGACCTGTGAGCGAGTAAATGATCATGAGTCATTAAAtaacagtttaaatatatttaggatTTCTTGTTATCTGTTGTGTCATGATGTGGTGATGGTTATTACTGGTCACATTTCCATAAGAATAACATTCTGGTTTGTTCCTAAACCAGATTGATTGACTGGAACAGGAGTGTGGTTACAGCGGGACACACAGAGAAGACTGGagctaaaaaacataaataaataaaaatgcatcctTTCATTGAATCTAACAGTCAATCCAGtcgtgttattgttaactaaaatttaTTGTTAactgctgtagggaacttttgtaaaaaaaatattttttacatatttgttaaacctgtcattatgtcctgacagtagaatatgagaaagataatctgtgaaaaaaatcaagctcctctggctcctcccagtggtcctattgccatttgcagaaactccatcgctcccggtaaaaaataaccaatcagagctgcggtccgtaactttgtttgtgttcaaaatgtagaaacatttatataataagcgagtacaccatgaatccattttccaaaccgtgtttttggcttgtcctgaatcactagggtgcacctataataagagtttatattctgactattttagattgcttcgggggtaccgcggcggagtaacccagtacctttgtgattcttcatagacataaacagagagaagtagttccggctacgatgtccTTCCGCAAgaagcaagcagttctgtttattaaccgctagagcgtcaaaagttccctacagcagctttaaactatatatattaaaaaagttttgttaattgaaataaagctgaaattacataaaatataaatattaaaagaacAATGTAGGCATAATTGCCTTGGCAGCTAACAGATATTAAACTAAAAcactaaaattactttaaaactgaactaaaaaataaagctaaatcaaattatattaaaagcaGCTGTGAGCTGCAAATAGAGGAAGGAATATGTGACGGCATTATTGCGGTAGGACTTCATTTGGGATATACTGTTACAAGAGCTGTGGCATTCTGAGCAGGTTAAAAGAGCCAACGAGTGCACATTTGCACCCATGTTCAATTACGGTTCAACGATTGGGGCCTGTGGGAATTACCTCACATGTTTTTGGAAAGACAAGATACACCGTGGTGACAACAGAATGATTTAGGAAGACATCTTTTGAAGCTAAATGATGCCAACATATTAAAAAGGTGACAgcattatagtttacattttggaATTATTCCATTATAAAAACTTGACAATCTTCATCTAACAGCAGGAGATGTAGCTCTAACACCACTAAAATAACTAGTATTTTGTCAGCTTACAATCATAAGTACAGATAAGACTTGCTCGTATTGCAGGACGGGGGTCAGGTGAGCTTTATGGACCACTGCTCCCCCTTCTGCCAAGCGCATGTGAGAGCGGAATGTTCGGAGTATTCTTTAGCACAGTTTTCTTAAAGGTACTGCATGGATACAAGTGAGGCAAGTTTCTGCTGAATACAGACCAATGGGAGAATTATACTGTCCTCACTGGTTTGGGGTGGATTTTGCCTCTTGCCCGAATGGCAAATAAGTAAGAATAGGGATTTTAGCAGGAGAATGGATTACAGGTTGGAGATTCTCCTGAGGTTTCTCCTCAGTGTTTGGAATAAGATATtttttagaagtttttttttttttttgccaagatgATGGCATATTTTTTGACAGGTTTCCTTAGTGTAAAATAAACCCTTATCAGATCAACGAATGAATCATTAGCCATTATGGCAAGGCATAGAGGAATAAGATGGTTAGGAAAGAGGCAAATGAGGCTTGAAGGAGAGCTCAAGATCATCAAACAGAATTCATCTGGCAACAATGCAAATGAGAACAGGACCAGCAGGAAACTAATGAGGATTTCAAATGATGTGCTTATTGTTGCTTGACCAACAAATGCCTATAGAGGGAGTTAAGTGTCAACTTTACAGAGAATGTTTGTTTTCACAATCCCTCctttcttgtctctctctctctatgataTGGGCCTGGAAACTCCCATGATAAGAGGATTATAAAGAAATGGCTCACctattaccaaaaaataaaataaaaatcattttgctTTCTTCAACATATTTGTCCCCTCCATACAGTCCAGTTATATTTTATACCACAAATATCAAAGGATGACATTCACAGATCTGTTAACTGTACATATAGGGAACATTTGAGATGTTTACACATCTTTACCTTCTGGTGAGGGATAACTGGCATGGGTGAGTCCATTCTTGAAGTGGCTGTGGGTACAGGAGCGGGACGTCTCGACCTGGGACCAGTACAGAATTCAAAGTAAAAGGTCAGTCATGCAAAGACACTAGGCTTTTGTTTGTTATGAGTCAACTTCTCCtttctttaattattaatatggTTAATTATTGGTTGTAAActttaatgttgttattattacagtgatttaaatgcactttaaacacaagttatagaatttttttttgagaaattgcaCTTTTAAGTGACTGTAGCACAACATAAACACCAATATATAGTTCAACTCCAGTAAAAACTATCATGTCTTTTAACTGAATTTATACCATTTACATTACcattatttttcagactataagtcacacttgagtataagtcgcatcagtccaaaaatacgtcatgatgaggaaaaaaacatataaaagtcgcactggactataagttgcatttatttagaaccaagaaccaagagaaaacattaccgtataCAGTCACGaaagggcgctctatgttttcagtgtagactacaggagcactgcgCCACATAgtgcgccctctggcggctggagacggtaatgttttctcttggttcatgtcaaattacttttgataaataagttgcacctaactataagtcgcaggaccagccaaactatgaaaaaaagtgtgacttatagtccggaaaatacggtacttctATTTTGCAAAAGTTATTTAGTTTTTATCTTTTATTCTGcttctaatttaataaaatatgcataaaacaaattatatttgtaatcgtttaaataataattgaattggcacaataatttaattttttttttttttttttactgaatagtACCGAAGTTCTTGAACTGGCCAAAAATTCCTGATCAATGTTCCATGTTCAACATGATTTGAGAATGATCTAACTAGTCTGATACAATGGAAGCAGAAACATCTGAACGTCTGTACAAAAGAGTTGACATGTCCAGTGATACAAGTGTACTTCATTTTTTTGTGGCGAAATactgaataattttaaatgttattctaAAACAAAAgtctttaattcatttaaaaattaagagaaaaataaacctgcactattatttaaaagtttgtggtAAGATATAAACAgcaaagattaattaaattgatcaaaagtgacagtaaagacattttcattgttacataagatttctatttcatgGGAATAGGGGGGTTTCTTTCCAATAACTGACCACCCAAAGGGGCATGGTAAGCAGCTATGACCACCACGTACACCCTTAAGGTGGAGGGGATCAGCCATGCCGAGAACCATCCCTGTAGGAAGTTCAGAACTTATCCAGCTGGGCAGTTAACTGGGACCAGCTGACAATTTCCACACCATGAAGTGAACAAAACTTTGATGCACATTTGGCAGAAATTTTGAGGCTGCCAAGATGGCCTCTGGTATATTTGGAATAGTCAGTTTGGTGCCATGAAGCAGATGACCGCCAGGGACCAACCAAAAAAGCTGCTCTGACAACCCCCTTGGAAGCTGCAAGCCTCTCAGAGCCGCAACTTTTTCGTATGGACACTGAGAGCTGGGCTTGCTGGAGACTGTTGTGCCCTGAAGCACCAGAGGTGGCAGGGTTAACACTCCAGCcccctgagggcactgaggagaaaTGGGCACTGTATAATGAGGTGGAACCGCCAGTCTCTCGAGACTCTTAAGCATTCAGCAATCCATATGCAATTCCCATGATCTCAGTCACTAAAGTGCCTTAGCAAAGGTGGGATCGGAACCGCAACGACTGCAAACATGGACACACTCCTCAAAGTGTGCCCAGCAGGAGTGGAGCGTTCGCAGTGGGTGCAAGATGCATACAGTTTTTCTTGATTGAAGAAAAAATGGATAAAGTAAAGTGCtggcagtgttttgttttttttgctcacCATATATTGATTGTGCACTGGCACTGACAAACAACAGATATTCAGAcggacacacacagagcgcttgctgaagtcACAGAAGCTTGTTTCTGATGCGCTTTTAAGCTCCCTGGTCTCTACCTCACCCCACCAGTGACATCTCGCCAAACCATTGGCCTTATTTTTACTCATGCACGATCATGCAAAGGCGTTCCCAAAACGTTTCTGATGCAGCAGGAGTTCCTTGAAGGGGAAACTTCTTTTATAACGTAAAAAATCTGACCGACCCCAAACTTTGTTTAAATGTTGTGCCGCATACATCTTTCAAAGACACAGTTCTCATTAATTCAGAGACACAACGGCAAtaatgaatctaaaaaaaaaactcatcaatTGACCTTTTTCCTGTGGCCAGGACCTGAAATCACGTTTCAGTTTCCTAGGGTggtcaatacatttttaaacaagatGAAGCATTTGTTGAGTGAGTATCTTGTAAAATGTCAACAGCATTTCTGTATAGGCAGTAACGCTGGGGGGCTCCTCAAAAGCCTCTAGGCATGAGAAATTTCTTGGAATCCATCAAGTGAAGTCCAGGGAAAGCACACATCTGAAAATAATACATGTGTACCCTGTCACTCCTCCTGAGATGCTTTTGATCGGAGAGGAGCATGGAAAGATGGAGCAAAATGCATAAATCATCAATGATATATCTGTTGTGTCTagcaaatcaaattaaatgcagCCCATATCTATATGTATCACATAGTATACAATAATACGAACATCCACATGTATTTGAGAAGATGTATATAACCTCCAACAAATAAAGGTGGTTGCTGTCAATAAATAAGGAGAATCTGCCAAGCTTCTGAAAATTAACCCCCGAGtaaaagacagagacagaggaggAGGAGCTTATAAAAGTTAACACTAGAGCCAGCCTTAATAAATGTCACAGGGTAGCAGAAGTATCTTTGTGAGTAACATTTCGTCCTTTTGCCGTAGTGTAGGCAGTCACATGAAAGGAATTAATCTTCTTTCGGATAGAGGCTTTGGGGTGTCTGTCCTAAattataaactatattaaaaagatatataaaaaagcCGTCTGAATGTAAATTCCCTCTACCCCCTAAACATCAGTGCCTTTAATTTATGCATGCTGCAACCTGAAGGACTACATGATACCTAGCTGATTTATTAAAgacaaatttttttaattcaatattcCTGTCATTATATTTGTATGCTAGCCATCTCTCGTAGTCTGTGTCAGCTCAACTGTGACTGCTTATATCACCCATGGACAAGCTGTTTAATTGCAGAGAACTTTGATTGCTTGCAAAAGTTGTGTGCTGCCAAAGTAAATGTGGTGCAACGCTGATGCCTTCTAAGAAAACCCATTCACTAACAAACACAATGGGAAATCACTGGATGCAAAGACTAAGATGCAGTGTAGTTTGGAGGAAATAAAGTGAGTTAAAAGtattcagaaacataaaaagcatCAAAAGGTGTTGAGGTTTACCTCTGCATGGTGAGGCTGAGTTTGGTGATGGCTGCCTTTATCTTGTTTTGGGCATCCAGATGGGTCATGCCTTCAGTGCTGACCCCATCGATCGCCGTAATTATGTCACCCTGACTGAGGTTTCCGCTTGCTGCCTTGCTACCTGGTGTGATCTGTGGAAAGACACCGgacattcattaaataattacaaaggaAACCACAGAttgaatttcacacacacacacacacacacacacacacacacacacacacacacacacacacacacacacacacacacacacacacaaattccaaTGTAAAATCATAATGACTACAGAAACAGAAACCATTtctgtattgttttttgttttttgataattACTATCAAATTCATTTTGACACACTATTCTTGCAACAGTACATACATTTGCATGATACATCAGTCTAATTCAATCAATGACTAGTCACTGTCAAGTGCAGCAGATGATTCTGAGCAGATGTGTTCTTGCTAAACACAAACAATGTTcctctttacagaaaaaaaatgcttaaatcaaAGTTATTACTTTTAGGACCTTGAAAATTAACATCCTTAAACAAGAAGAATGAGCACTCATGGAGTGACCTCCGAGTAAAAACTCTTATAAAACAACAGCAGCATTGATGCATAAGCTGAAACACTGGAGGGCTTTTTTACAAGTCAGGCATAAGACAAGCAAAACATACATGATTTTCTCTTATTTAGTGAGATCTCTTTTAAAAGAGGGAATCCATTTGAAGCTTAGTTCTTTTGTATATGTAGAcatacatctgaaaaaaaaaaaagttttacaattaTTCAGTTAGAACGAAGTGATTGGAATGACAGTAGGACATAGGCCATAGAAGTGATGTGTGCTAAACCTTTATAAAAGAATGTTTATGACTGGGCATCAAATATGGATCAAAATCAATAATCAAAATAGCATAAAAAGAAGGAGGAAACCATTATAATCAGCAATTTTGTCTACCTTGAATGAGTTTCTGAAAGTAAACGGATATAGACATATTgataatttttaacaaattaaggggctgttcataaaataaaattaaaatctcttttgcattttaaaaagcaaGATGGGTTGCAATTGAGTGGAAAAGAATGCACGTTATTGTCTCAAAAACACGCTGATTTTGTTTGCCAGGTATGCTACAAATCTTTTCTGAGTTCTGAACAAAGTCAAAGCAGACTTAAAATCTTCACATCTTTGTGAAACACATAGTAGCACATAGTATCATTGTTTTTGAATTAATCATATGTGTGAATGATTCAACAACTCATTTATAACGTTTAattccaaaacaaaacacaaaattagtGTTCTGaattaatcatataaataaatgattcaaaaaTTTACTCAggatgttttgttcctgaatgaatcagtattctgaatgaatcagaagtataaaagacaaaattataaacaccacacttttgtttttgccaccatttttaatgagctgaagatttgtgaacaatatttgagagaaatgggCCTTTTGTGtaaatagaaaaagtcttagattttGAGTTCAGGTCATGAAAAAATGGGGGCATTTTGCTCAGTGTATATATccaaaaaggaaaaacatttagTCCAGGTCTAAAAACCGGACTGATTTGAAAAAGCTCAGAAACCAAGGGAATGGAGACTGACATCCCATTGGGATTGAGTCAGTCGCTATATTTTCAGGCAGCTaattacatgttaaaaataaatgttgttgttaacGCCCCCTGCCTCTCAATTTGAACCTGTATTCTGGGGCCCTGCCAGCAAACCTTCTGTCCCACCTGCTGCCATTACTCAACATGCACACAAATACACGCTCCTGAAACCTGTTCTGCTTGTAAGTTCCTAACTGCCAAACAAATCATAACATCTGAAGGTGAATTAAGAGCACCATATCATGTGATTTACCTGAAAATAACTGGAATCCATAATGAGCAAAGGTTTAGGAATTAGAACAAGTATGGGATGTAGTAGTTTTGCTCTACACTCCAAATTATTAAGAAAGTCACGTCACTTTAATtaga includes these proteins:
- the LOC113056152 gene encoding LIM domain-binding protein 3-like; amino-acid sequence: MSNYTITLSGPAPWGFRLQGGKDFNMPLTISRITPGSKAASGNLSQGDIITAIDGVSTEGMTHLDAQNKIKAAITKLSLTMQRSRRPAPVPTATSRMDSPMPVIPHQKVIANTAANQEYVPSFNPIALKDSALSTHKPIEVKGPGGKATIIHAQYNTPISMYSQDAIMDAIAGQAQARGNEMSGDDSTGSPLASLPIKDPLVDSASPVYQAVIKPDNKEMEMSEWARRAANLQSKSFRILAHITGTEYLQDPDEEALRKSREKFESEVKGPRFAKLKNWHNGLSAQILNIQG